A portion of the Leifsonia sp. EB41 genome contains these proteins:
- a CDS encoding MarR family winged helix-turn-helix transcriptional regulator: MSSKEDARRISGSLIDPRVIDPRQELVRHDDLSDEELQEVIGVLDAVRGWREAEQRLSFESRTAMQLNETDMKALRYIIASMNANVAVTAGALAEHLHISTASVTKLLDRLERAGHIVRKPHPTDRRAVTVEITLETHRQVRRTMGLQHARRFEVARALSPEERAVVTRFLHDLSATTLVTAPPE; the protein is encoded by the coding sequence ATGAGTTCCAAGGAGGACGCCCGGCGCATCTCCGGGTCCCTGATCGACCCGCGCGTCATCGACCCGCGGCAGGAGCTCGTGCGCCACGACGACCTGAGCGACGAGGAGCTGCAGGAGGTCATCGGCGTCCTCGACGCCGTCCGCGGCTGGCGGGAGGCCGAGCAGCGCCTCAGCTTCGAGTCCCGCACCGCCATGCAGCTCAACGAGACCGACATGAAGGCGCTTCGCTACATCATCGCGTCCATGAACGCCAACGTGGCGGTGACCGCGGGCGCCCTCGCCGAGCACCTGCACATCTCGACCGCCTCCGTCACCAAGCTGCTCGACCGGCTCGAGCGCGCCGGTCACATCGTCCGCAAGCCGCACCCCACCGACCGCCGCGCCGTCACGGTCGAGATCACCCTGGAGACCCACCGCCAGGTGCGCCGCACGATGGGACTGCAGCACGCCCGGCGATTCGAGGTCGCCCGGGCGCTCAGCCCCGAGGAGCGCGCGGTCGTGACGCGGTTCCTCCACGACCTGAGCGCCACGACGCTGGTCACGGCTCCGCCGGAGTGA
- a CDS encoding ATP-dependent DNA ligase, producing MGKLVYGGSTEIGFEDRVLAHLQIVVGLKLRRKEGFFFSWRDEQGVGDGRSAIWVDPAIPLLFRYSGGRPPTINKKWLEALTLSSNSAQGLQLTEEIGALGADEVNADSPPGR from the coding sequence ATGGGCAAGCTCGTTTACGGCGGTTCGACAGAGATCGGATTCGAGGACAGGGTCCTCGCACACCTGCAGATCGTGGTCGGGCTGAAGCTGCGGCGGAAAGAGGGCTTCTTCTTCTCCTGGCGCGACGAGCAGGGCGTCGGCGACGGCCGCAGCGCCATCTGGGTCGACCCGGCCATCCCGCTTCTCTTCCGCTACAGCGGCGGACGGCCGCCGACGATCAACAAGAAGTGGCTGGAGGCGCTCACCCTGTCCTCCAACAGCGCCCAGGGCCTCCAGCTCACCGAGGAGATCGGCGCGCTCGGCGCCGACGAAGTCAACGCCGACTCGCCTCCCGGACGCTGA
- a CDS encoding SDR family oxidoreductase, which translates to MEPRRVLVTGATGYIGGRLVPRLLERGFRVRVLVRSPLKLTDVPWAHDVEVAKGDLHDRASVEEAVRGVDTVYYLVHSMRATGDFDEEEADAARSVAEASTAAGVSRIVYLGALHPDGPLSRHLRSRVAVGRILLDSGVPTVVLQAGVVIGSGSASFEMIRQLTDVLPYMPAPRWVRNRIQPIAVRDVLHYLLAAAELPPEVSRAFDIGGPDILRYGQMMNGYALEAGLRQRPIASLPVFTPWLASQWVNLVTPIPRALAVPIIESLQYDCVMREHDIDAVIPPPEGGLTGYRASVRLALARLRAGTVETSWQDASVSGAPSDPLPTDPDWTGHTVYTDVRERTSTAPPAEVWRVIEGIGGDRGWYSFPLAWALRGWLDKLAGGVGLRRGRRDADRLQTGDALDWWRVEAIERGSALRLRAEMRVPGRAWLELGVTPDGAGSRYRQRAVFFPQGLAGRLYWLAILPFHGIIFAGMAERIVVEAERASRSGPAEGVTPAEP; encoded by the coding sequence GTGGAACCTCGACGCGTCCTCGTCACCGGCGCCACCGGCTACATCGGCGGCCGGCTGGTGCCCCGCCTCCTGGAGCGCGGCTTCCGCGTTCGGGTGCTGGTGCGGTCGCCGCTCAAGCTCACCGACGTGCCCTGGGCGCACGACGTGGAGGTGGCGAAGGGCGACCTGCACGACCGTGCGTCGGTCGAGGAGGCCGTGCGCGGGGTCGACACCGTCTACTACCTCGTGCACTCCATGCGCGCGACCGGCGATTTCGACGAGGAGGAGGCGGACGCTGCGCGCTCCGTCGCCGAGGCGTCGACGGCGGCGGGCGTGAGCCGGATCGTCTACCTCGGCGCGCTGCACCCGGACGGCCCGCTCTCGCGGCACCTGCGCTCACGCGTCGCCGTCGGCCGCATCCTCCTGGACTCCGGTGTGCCGACGGTCGTGCTGCAGGCCGGGGTCGTCATCGGCTCCGGCTCGGCGTCGTTCGAGATGATCCGGCAGCTCACCGACGTCCTCCCGTACATGCCCGCGCCGCGGTGGGTGCGCAACCGCATCCAGCCGATCGCGGTGCGCGACGTGCTGCACTACCTGCTGGCGGCCGCCGAGCTCCCGCCGGAGGTGTCCCGCGCCTTCGACATCGGCGGCCCCGACATCCTCCGCTACGGGCAGATGATGAACGGCTACGCGCTGGAGGCCGGGCTGCGGCAGCGGCCGATCGCGTCGCTACCGGTGTTCACCCCGTGGCTGGCGTCGCAGTGGGTGAACCTGGTCACGCCGATCCCGCGGGCGCTCGCCGTGCCGATCATCGAGTCGCTGCAGTACGACTGCGTGATGCGGGAGCACGACATCGACGCCGTCATCCCGCCGCCGGAGGGCGGCCTCACCGGCTACCGCGCGTCCGTGCGCCTGGCACTGGCGCGGCTGCGCGCCGGGACCGTCGAGACGAGCTGGCAGGACGCCTCGGTGTCCGGCGCGCCCAGCGACCCGCTGCCGACCGACCCGGACTGGACGGGCCACACCGTCTACACCGACGTGCGCGAACGGACCAGCACGGCGCCGCCCGCGGAGGTCTGGCGAGTGATCGAGGGGATCGGCGGCGACCGCGGCTGGTACTCCTTCCCCCTCGCCTGGGCGCTGCGCGGCTGGCTGGACAAGCTGGCCGGCGGCGTCGGCCTCCGCCGCGGCCGGCGCGACGCCGACCGTTTGCAGACCGGCGACGCCCTCGACTGGTGGCGCGTGGAGGCCATCGAGCGCGGCTCGGCGCTGCGGTTGCGCGCCGAGATGCGGGTGCCCGGCCGCGCCTGGCTGGAGCTGGGCGTCACGCCGGACGGGGCGGGGTCCCGCTACCGCCAGCGCGCCGTGTTCTTCCCGCAGGGGCTCGCCGGCCGCCTGTACTGGCTGGCGATCCTGCCGTTCCACGGGATCATCTTCGCCGGGATGGCCGAGCGGATCGTCGTGGAGGCCGAGCGGGCGTCGCGTTCCGGGCCTGCGGAAGGTGTCACTCCGGCGGAGCCGTGA